The genomic stretch cccctctgacagtgcagcactccctctgtactgcccctccgacagtgcggggctccctcagtactgcccctccgacagtgcggctctccctcagttctgcccctctgacagtgcagcactccctcagtactgcactgaagtgtcagcctagatttttgtgctcaagtctctggagtgggacttgaacccacaaccggcaAGATTCTTGGAGtcgattaatcattttaaatcggagattggttTCATTTTATGTTGTTGAGGTTCGGGGTGATTTACTTATAAGTtcttccactgctgaagccctcatccgtgcctttgttacctccagacttgactattccaacgcactcctggctggcctcccacattctacccgaagtaaactagaggtgatccaaaactcgactgccccgtatcctaactcgtaccgaatcccgctcacccatcaccccgtgctcactgccccatgtcctaactcacaccatgtcccgttcacccatcaccccctgtgctcactgtccccgtgtcctaactcacacccagtcccactcacccatcaccccctgtgctcactgccccgtgtcctaactcgcacccagtcccactcacccatcaccccctgtgctcactgtccccgtgtcctaactcacaccgagtcccactcacccatcaccccctgtgctcactgccccatgtcctaactcgcaccgagtcccgctcacccatcaccccctgtgctcgctgcccccgtgtcctaactcgcaccgagtcccgctcacccatcaccccctgtgctcactgccctgtgtcctaactcacaccacgtcccgttcacccatcaccccctgtgctcactgaccccgtgtcctaactcacacccagtcccactcacccatcaccccctgtgctcactgccccatgtcctaactcgcaccgagtcccgctcacccatcaccccctgtgctcactgccccgtgtcctaactcacacccagtcccactcacccatcaccccctgtgctcactgccccgtgtcctaacttgcacccagtcccactcacccatcaccccctgtgctcactgacttgcattggctcccggttaatcaacgcctcgatttcaaaattctcatccttgtttacaaatccctccctatctctgtaacctcctccagcccctacacccctccctatctctgtaacctcctccagcccctacacccctccccatctctgtaatctcctccagcccctacacccctccccatctctgtaatctcctccagcccctacacccctccccatctctgtaatctcctccagcccctacacccctccccatctctgtaatctcctccagccccacaatcctccaagATCCTGACAGAGAtcgagtttcttgaacgataagtggataaggggttacgggtagcgggcagggaattggagctgagtccatgatcagatcagctgtgatcgtattgaatggcggtgcaggctcgaggagccgtatggctcctatttcttatgttcttatctctgcgctcctctaattctgccttcctgaccatccctgactataatcgctccaccattggtggccgtgccttctgttgcctgggccccaagctctggaactccctccctaaacctctccgcctctctttcctcctttaagacgtttcttaaaacctacctctttgacccagcttttggttgcctgccctaacttctccttgtgcggctcggtgttgaAGTTTAATCTCATAATTTCAACCGAGATATGCACGCACACAGAGTTAAATCGAAAAAACTTTATTGTAATTCTATACAAGATCACAAAAGTATAGTGTTATAACGATGGGGCAACGTGCGAGGGAACAATGGTAaaatggtcgggggggggggtcaaaATGGGGGCcgcacatttcccccccccccccccccacccaccgaaaTACAGTCAGCCCCTCAATTATTTCGCAGCAgcccagattgggggggggggggggctatttgactgtggaggcGGCGCAGTTCTGAGGGAAGAGCTTCGatctgttggtggggggggggggaaagagatatcGCCCCAGAAGGTCGATAGGCACCCTCGTCCATGACTGAAACCGCTTTAGCTCCCATCCCACCTCCCGGGGCCCGCTAGACCCCTCTGGCCCAGGGCCCACCCAGGCTAGGCGCACCCCCCGTCCTTGTACAGCGTGTGCAGGTCCGAGACGTCCTCGCTGCAGACCTTCACCCAGCCGCTCTCCTTGACGTGGTACAGGCTGGCTATTCCGCCAGAGTAGGCGTCCCGGTAGGTGGCGTGGTAGATGGCCTGCTTGGCCAGCTCGTAGGCCTCCTCGGCGGGCATGTCGTGACGGAAGCCGCGGTCCAGCACCCCGTAGGCGTAGACGGACCCCGAGCCCACCGAGAACACCTCCCCCGACACACGGTTCCCCTCGCTGTCCACGTAATACaggcctagagagagagagagagacagaacaaggGGGAGGTGGGTTAGAGAAACACTACGGCACATCTGTaccccttctgaaaatctaaataagatcataaggaataggagcaggagtcggccattcggcccctcgagcctgctccaccatttaatacaatcatggctgatccgatcatggactcagctccacttccccgcccgctccccataacccttcactcccttatcgctcaaaaatctgtctatctccgccttaaatatattcaatgacccagcctccacagctctctggggcagagaattccacagatttataaccctccgagagaagaaattcctcctcatctcagttctaaatgggcggccccttattctgagaccatgccccctagttctagtctcccccatcagtgggaacatcctctctgcatccaccttgtcgagccccctcataatcttatacgtttcgataagatcacctctcattcttctgaactccaatgagtagaggcccaacctcctcaacctttcctcataagtcaaccccctcatctccggaatcaaccgagtgaaccttctctgaactgcctccaaagcaagtatatcctttcgtaaatacggagaccaaaactgcacgcagtactccaggtgtggcctcaccaataccctgtataactggagcaagacttccctgcttttatactccatcccctttgcaataaaggccaagatacaattggccttcctgatcacttgctgtacctgcagactaaccttttgtgtttcatgcacaagtaacccccaggtcccgctgtactgcggcactttgcaatctttctccatttaaataataacttgttcttttatttttttgtgtcaaagtgcatgacctcacactgtccaacattatactccatctgccaaatttttgcccactcactgagtctgtctaggtccttttgcagatttttttgtgtcctcctcacacattgcttttcctcccatctttgtatcgtcagcaaacttggctacgttacactcagtcccttcttccaagtcgttaatatagattgtaaatagttggggtaccaacactgatccctgcggcacccccactagttactgtttgccaacccgagaatgacccatttatcccgactctctgttctctgttcgttagccaatcctctatccatgctaatatattacccccaaccccgtgaacttttatcttgtgcagtaatcttttatgtggcaccttgtcaaatgccttctggaaatccaaatacaccacatccactggttcccctttatccaccctgttcgttacatcctcaaagaattccagcaaatttgtcaaacatgacttccctttcataaatccatgctgactctgcctgaccgaattttgcttttccaaatgtcctgctactgcttctttaataatggactccaacattttcccaaccacagatgttaggctaactgctctatagtttcctgctttctgtctgcctccttttttaaataggggcgttacatttgcggttttccaatctgctgggccctccccagaatccagggaattttggtacattacaaccaatgcatccactatccctgctgttacttctcttaagaccctaggatgcaagccatcaggtccagaggatttaactAACTTT from Pristiophorus japonicus isolate sPriJap1 unplaced genomic scaffold, sPriJap1.hap1 HAP1_SCAFFOLD_964, whole genome shotgun sequence encodes the following:
- the LOC139258412 gene encoding proteasome subunit beta type-5-like; this encodes MAGGAADCSFWERLLARQCRIYQLRNKERISVAAASKLLANMVYQYKGMGLSMGTMICGWDKRGPGLYYVDSEGNRVSGEVFSVGSGSVYAYGVLDRGFRHDMPAEEAYELAKQAIYHATYRDAYSGGIASLYHVKESGWVKVCSEDVSDLHTLYKDGGCA